Proteins from one Flavobacterium sp. N2038 genomic window:
- a CDS encoding Two component regulator three Y domain protein — protein sequence MKSVITFFLVFAFSCNCFADAVSDKEKEALIKLYYTTNGANWKIKWDLSQSVSTWYGVRAENGKVVALNLADNNLEGELPATFCDLVYLIAVDLHKNKLQGQLPDTIYNLKELEVLDLSNNKLSGSIPEGICELPKLKDLQLFKNKISGQLPTEIGKLKRLEILSLFNNEIEGQLPISFYNITTLKVLLLNSNKLSGNLSNEVENFRALQNFSLFDNSFEGEIPVELEKLQNLSEMNLSYNRFKGSVSKSLTILDSLNMTMFDENGNPFLLEVNEEKEPANITVN from the coding sequence ATGAAAAGCGTTATCACATTTTTTTTAGTTTTTGCATTTTCCTGCAATTGTTTTGCTGATGCAGTTTCAGATAAAGAAAAAGAAGCTCTCATAAAATTATATTACACAACCAATGGTGCAAACTGGAAAATAAAATGGGATTTATCCCAATCAGTTTCAACCTGGTATGGTGTTCGTGCCGAAAATGGAAAAGTAGTTGCATTAAATTTGGCAGATAACAACCTGGAAGGGGAGTTACCAGCCACATTTTGCGATTTAGTGTATTTAATTGCAGTCGATTTGCATAAAAACAAACTGCAAGGGCAGTTGCCCGATACAATTTATAATCTTAAAGAGCTGGAAGTTCTGGATCTTTCTAATAATAAATTGTCAGGAAGTATTCCCGAAGGAATTTGCGAGTTGCCAAAGTTGAAAGATTTGCAGCTTTTTAAGAATAAAATATCAGGTCAGTTACCAACTGAAATAGGAAAACTAAAACGATTAGAAATTCTTTCATTGTTTAATAATGAAATAGAAGGTCAGCTGCCAATTTCGTTTTACAATATTACTACACTAAAGGTTTTGCTTTTAAACAGTAATAAATTATCAGGTAATCTGAGTAATGAAGTTGAGAATTTCAGGGCCTTGCAAAATTTTAGTTTGTTTGATAATAGTTTTGAAGGTGAGATTCCCGTAGAGCTTGAAAAATTACAGAATTTATCCGAGATGAATTTGTCTTATAATAGATTTAAAGGTTCAGTTTCAAAAAGCCTTACCATATTAGATTCGTTAAAT
- a CDS encoding DUF1761 domain-containing protein, with the protein MEINFVALLLAAITTLVTGFIWYHPKVFGTIWMRENNFTPEQLKTGNMLKIFGLTYVFSLMITVILMALTIHQSGAVGMVGGPPMLANAKPSFAAFMADYGTAYRTFKHGALHGFMSGLFFALPIVGINGLFERKSWKYIFIHAGYWMLTLMLMGGIICAYA; encoded by the coding sequence ATGGAAATTAACTTCGTCGCGCTATTATTAGCCGCTATTACCACATTAGTAACCGGTTTTATTTGGTATCATCCAAAAGTGTTTGGAACAATCTGGATGAGAGAAAATAATTTTACTCCTGAACAATTAAAAACAGGAAATATGCTAAAAATCTTCGGATTAACGTATGTATTTTCTTTAATGATTACTGTAATATTAATGGCTTTAACAATTCACCAGTCCGGAGCTGTAGGAATGGTTGGCGGACCACCAATGTTAGCAAATGCAAAACCATCGTTTGCAGCATTTATGGCCGATTATGGAACTGCGTACAGAACTTTTAAACACGGAGCGCTTCACGGTTTTATGTCTGGTTTATTTTTTGCTTTACCAATTGTTGGAATCAACGGTTTATTCGAAAGAAAATCCTGGAAATATATATTCATCCATGCAGGTTACTGGATGCTGACTCTTATGCTAATGGGCGGAATTATCTGCGCATATGCATAA
- a CDS encoding peptidogalycan biosysnthesis protein translates to MNTTYSFEIYNSASSLPSEWNSLSSENIFLTKEYLQILEISCPVNMICHFIGIFETKKLVGLVVTQFLFAEKLESFGERDKCLKTSVRNFAFKNFASHVLFVGNNMLTGQNAFVFNTNTNQQKAIKTLHKAINQLKKDLKASGKKVHITSIKDFTKAEIEPLQAEFKNNYTFSTQPNMIFDINESWKTEQDYIDALSKKYRDQYKRARKKSEGIEKQKMSLSDILKYEDIIYDLYFHVAKNAPFNTFFLARNHFSTFKEVMKDKFLFYGYFLDGKLIGFNTLIKNGDVMDTYFLGYNESIQREKMLYLNMLYDMIAYSINQGFKEIVFARTALEIKSSVGAKPVKMYGLITHSNTLINHNISKFFNYLEPKTEWQERNPFK, encoded by the coding sequence TTGAATACAACTTATTCTTTCGAAATATACAATAGCGCATCATCTCTTCCTTCAGAATGGAACTCGCTAAGTTCTGAAAATATTTTTTTAACCAAAGAATATCTTCAAATTCTGGAAATCTCTTGTCCTGTAAATATGATTTGTCATTTTATTGGAATATTTGAAACCAAAAAACTTGTTGGTCTTGTTGTAACCCAATTTTTATTTGCTGAGAAATTAGAATCTTTTGGCGAACGCGATAAATGTTTAAAAACTTCGGTTCGAAATTTTGCCTTTAAGAATTTTGCTTCACATGTATTATTTGTAGGAAACAATATGCTTACCGGGCAAAATGCTTTTGTTTTTAACACAAACACAAATCAGCAAAAAGCTATCAAAACACTTCACAAAGCCATTAATCAACTAAAAAAGGACTTAAAAGCCAGTGGAAAGAAAGTTCATATTACCAGTATAAAAGATTTCACAAAAGCTGAAATAGAACCTTTGCAGGCCGAATTTAAAAACAATTATACTTTTTCGACACAGCCAAATATGATTTTTGACATCAATGAAAGCTGGAAAACGGAGCAGGACTACATTGATGCTCTTTCTAAAAAATATCGGGATCAGTACAAGCGCGCACGTAAAAAATCAGAAGGAATCGAAAAACAAAAAATGTCTTTGTCTGACATTTTAAAATATGAGGATATTATTTATGATTTATATTTTCATGTGGCTAAAAATGCTCCTTTTAACACTTTCTTTTTAGCCAGAAATCATTTTAGCACTTTTAAAGAAGTCATGAAAGATAAATTCCTGTTCTATGGTTATTTTCTAGACGGAAAATTGATTGGCTTTAATACACTTATTAAAAATGGAGATGTGATGGATACCTACTTTCTTGGTTATAATGAGAGTATTCAACGTGAAAAAATGTTATATCTAAACATGCTTTACGACATGATTGCTTATTCGATCAATCAAGGTTTTAAGGAAATCGTTTTTGCAAGAACTGCACTCGAAATTAAAAGCTCTGTTGGCGCAAAACCTGTAAAAATGTACGGCTTAATCACACATAGCAATACACTTATTAATCATAATATTTCTAAATTTTTCAATTATCTGGAGCCCAAAACGGAATGGCAGGAACGAAACCCTTTTAAGTAA
- a CDS encoding diacylglycerol/lipid kinase family protein, with translation MKKNILFVVNPISGDLDKSDLIGAVEEFASVNNFDLKVYETTGEDDLRKIQFLYNKYAPERIIVAGGDGTIKMVAEAVEEYDVIIGILPAGSANGLSVDLNLPEDVEANLRIAFLHHYIEMDMICINGKKSIHLSDLGLNANLVKNYEQSDVRGFWGYALQAFTTLTESEEPFVATISANNKNVEHTARMIVIANSQKYGTGVVINPNGAMNDGKFELVILKSLDLLLIGKIITGNMPIDSDDIVIISTDKARITTDYPVNFQIDGEYCGAQTDLSIYILHKQMKIAVP, from the coding sequence TTGAAAAAGAATATTCTCTTCGTTGTTAATCCTATTTCTGGAGATCTCGATAAAAGTGATTTAATCGGAGCTGTGGAAGAGTTTGCGTCTGTAAATAATTTTGATTTAAAAGTATATGAAACTACCGGTGAAGATGATTTGCGGAAGATTCAGTTTTTGTACAATAAATATGCGCCGGAACGAATTATTGTTGCTGGTGGCGATGGAACCATAAAAATGGTCGCTGAAGCCGTGGAAGAATACGATGTAATTATTGGGATTTTGCCGGCAGGCTCTGCAAATGGACTTTCGGTTGATTTAAATTTGCCTGAAGATGTAGAAGCAAATCTTAGAATTGCTTTTCTGCATCATTATATTGAAATGGATATGATTTGTATCAACGGAAAAAAAAGTATTCATTTAAGCGATTTAGGGTTAAATGCTAATCTGGTTAAAAATTATGAGCAAAGCGATGTACGCGGTTTTTGGGGTTATGCATTACAGGCATTTACAACATTAACAGAATCTGAAGAGCCATTTGTTGCCACTATTTCGGCCAATAACAAAAATGTTGAGCATACAGCCAGAATGATTGTAATTGCAAATTCTCAGAAATATGGAACAGGAGTAGTTATCAATCCTAACGGAGCAATGAATGATGGTAAATTTGAATTGGTAATTCTAAAAAGTCTTGACTTATTGTTAATCGGAAAAATTATTACGGGCAATATGCCAATTGATTCTGATGATATTGTTATTATTTCGACAGACAAAGCAAGGATAACAACTGATTATCCGGTAAACTTTCAAATTGATGGGGAATATTGCGGAGCACAAACAGATCTTAGTATTTATATCCTGCATAAGCAAATGAAAATTGCGGTCCCTTAG
- a CDS encoding App1 family protein: protein MNPILQLYRGYANEEELIVMGHVFKRTYDYDFQKKNFKNASSIINQFRIKTIQNFDVYLKFGEKEIHTKTLDDGYFNFCIPLEKETHFGWIEYEVFIKDDANTITSKGTFIRPHKGQLGIISDIDDTFLISHTPNIFKKIYILLFKNVNDRRVFKDVVQHYQALSSAGRNKKEEENAFFYVSSSEWNLYRFIVKFTRIHHLPRAVILLKDIKRGITDFFMSGRGNHDHKFDKIKHVLEFYPNLKYVLLGDDSQHDPALYERICKIFPVTVIAVYIRQTGKSKKNEVKKIMTNLESLNVSVCYFKDSSEAIAHSKSIGVIK, encoded by the coding sequence ATGAACCCAATTTTACAATTATATAGAGGTTATGCCAATGAAGAAGAATTAATTGTAATGGGACATGTCTTTAAAAGAACGTATGACTACGATTTTCAAAAGAAAAACTTTAAAAATGCCAGCTCAATTATCAACCAATTTCGAATAAAAACAATTCAGAATTTTGATGTCTATCTGAAATTTGGCGAAAAAGAAATTCATACTAAAACCCTTGATGACGGTTATTTTAATTTTTGCATCCCACTAGAAAAAGAAACTCATTTTGGATGGATTGAATACGAGGTTTTTATTAAAGATGATGCAAACACAATTACCTCAAAAGGCACCTTTATACGCCCCCATAAAGGTCAATTAGGAATTATTTCTGATATTGATGACACTTTTTTGATCTCACATACTCCTAACATTTTTAAGAAAATATACATTCTCCTTTTCAAAAATGTAAATGACCGTCGGGTTTTCAAAGATGTTGTTCAGCATTATCAGGCATTAAGTTCTGCCGGAAGAAATAAGAAGGAAGAGGAAAATGCTTTTTTTTATGTCTCAAGCAGCGAATGGAATTTATATCGTTTTATCGTAAAATTTACCCGAATTCATCATTTACCGAGAGCAGTTATTTTATTAAAAGATATCAAAAGAGGCATTACTGATTTTTTTATGAGCGGGCGCGGAAATCACGATCATAAATTTGATAAAATAAAACATGTTCTGGAATTTTATCCTAATTTAAAATATGTTTTGTTAGGGGATGATTCACAACATGACCCCGCCTTGTATGAAAGAATCTGCAAAATATTCCCTGTTACTGTAATTGCAGTTTACATTAGACAAACCGGTAAAAGCAAAAAAAATGAGGTAAAAAAGATTATGACGAACTTAGAATCACTTAATGTTTCTGTTTGTTACTTTAAAGATAGCAGCGAAGCGATTGCGCATTCTAAATCAATTGGAGTTATTAAGTAG
- a CDS encoding ABC-F family ATP-binding cassette domain-containing protein gives MLNIHNLSVSFGGTYLFEEVTFRLGAGDRVGLVGKNGAGKSTMLKMLARDFAPDSGVISQEKDIRMGFLRQDIDFERGRTVLEEAYEAFTDIKIVEKKLEEINHQLVTRTDYESEEYGQIIEDLSDYTHRFELLGGYNYVGDTEKILLGLGFKREVFNNQTETFSGGWRMRIELAKLLLQSNDVLLLDEPTNHLDIESIIWLESFLRNYPGVVVIVSHDKMFLDNVTNRTIEISLGKAYDFNKPYSQYLELRHEIREKQLATQKNQAKKIEETEKLIEKFRAKASKASMAQSLIKKLDKVERIEVDEDDNSVMNISFPVSKEPGKVVIEAENVTKAYGDKTILKDIDLLVERGSKIAFVGQNGQGKSTFIKAIVNEFEYQGNIKLGHNVQLGYFAQNQAEYLDGEITLLQTMEDAATDTNRSKVRDMLGSFLFRGDDVEKKVKVLSGGERNRLALCKLLLQPINVLLMDEPTNHLDIKSKNVLKAALQKFGGTLLLVSHDRDFLQGMSNIVYEFKDQKIREYLGDINYFLEQRNLENMREVEKKDVVKTAAPKENNKTSYEDQKKGKALQNRLSKVESQIKQLEKDIQHDDKMLASNYDKHIEDASFFTAYNKKKEALEQLLLDWEIVQEEIDNFNA, from the coding sequence ATGCTTAATATACACAATCTTTCGGTTTCTTTTGGAGGAACATATTTATTTGAAGAAGTTACTTTTCGTCTTGGTGCCGGAGACCGGGTTGGTCTTGTTGGTAAAAACGGTGCGGGTAAATCGACGATGCTAAAAATGTTGGCAAGAGATTTTGCTCCGGATTCTGGAGTTATTTCTCAGGAAAAAGATATTCGAATGGGTTTTTTACGTCAGGATATTGATTTTGAACGCGGAAGAACAGTATTAGAAGAAGCGTATGAAGCTTTTACGGATATTAAAATTGTAGAGAAAAAATTAGAAGAAATCAATCATCAATTGGTTACCAGAACCGATTACGAAAGTGAAGAATATGGTCAGATCATTGAAGATTTATCTGATTATACACATCGTTTTGAGCTTCTGGGGGGTTACAATTATGTTGGAGATACAGAGAAAATTCTTTTAGGACTTGGTTTTAAAAGAGAAGTATTTAATAATCAAACCGAAACATTTTCAGGAGGTTGGAGAATGCGTATCGAATTAGCCAAATTGCTTTTGCAATCAAATGATGTACTGCTTCTGGATGAGCCAACGAATCACTTAGATATCGAAAGTATCATTTGGTTAGAAAGTTTCCTGCGTAATTATCCCGGAGTAGTTGTAATCGTTTCGCACGATAAAATGTTCCTTGATAATGTTACAAACCGTACTATCGAAATCTCTTTAGGAAAAGCATACGACTTTAATAAGCCATATTCTCAATATTTAGAGCTGCGTCATGAAATTCGCGAAAAGCAATTGGCGACTCAAAAAAACCAGGCTAAAAAAATTGAAGAAACAGAAAAACTAATTGAGAAATTCCGTGCAAAAGCTTCTAAGGCTTCAATGGCGCAATCTTTAATTAAAAAATTAGATAAGGTTGAAAGAATTGAAGTTGATGAAGATGATAATTCGGTAATGAATATTTCGTTTCCGGTTTCAAAAGAACCAGGGAAAGTGGTTATAGAAGCCGAAAATGTGACGAAAGCTTACGGTGATAAAACAATTTTAAAAGATATTGATTTGCTAGTAGAACGTGGAAGCAAAATCGCTTTTGTGGGACAAAACGGGCAAGGAAAATCGACTTTTATAAAAGCTATTGTAAACGAGTTTGAATATCAGGGAAATATCAAATTAGGACACAACGTACAATTAGGTTATTTTGCTCAAAATCAGGCAGAATATCTTGATGGAGAGATTACTTTGCTTCAGACAATGGAAGATGCGGCAACAGATACAAACCGTTCTAAAGTTCGTGATATGCTTGGATCTTTCTTATTTCGTGGAGACGATGTAGAGAAAAAAGTTAAAGTACTTTCAGGAGGTGAGCGTAACCGTTTGGCGCTTTGTAAACTATTGCTACAGCCAATAAACGTGTTGCTTATGGATGAGCCTACAAACCACTTAGATATTAAGTCTAAGAACGTTTTAAAGGCGGCACTTCAAAAATTCGGAGGAACTTTATTATTGGTTTCTCACGACAGGGATTTTCTGCAGGGAATGTCGAATATCGTTTATGAATTCAAAGATCAAAAAATCAGAGAATATCTTGGAGATATCAATTACTTCTTAGAGCAGCGTAATCTTGAAAACATGCGTGAAGTAGAGAAAAAAGATGTTGTAAAAACTGCAGCTCCAAAAGAGAATAATAAAACCTCTTATGAAGATCAGAAAAAAGGAAAAGCACTTCAAAACCGATTAAGTAAAGTTGAAAGTCAAATCAAACAATTAGAAAAAGATATACAGCACGACGATAAAATGCTGGCTTCTAATTATGATAAACATATCGAAGATGCTTCATTTTTTACTGCTTACAATAAAAAGAAAGAAGCCCTGGAGCAATTGCTGTTAGACTGGGAAATCGTTCAGGAAGAGATTGACAATTTTAATGCTTAA
- a CDS encoding DUF983 domain-containing protein — MFKKGSKINSIFTGSCPRCQNESMYEDQNPLHLTKVLKMNENCSHCGLKYQIEPSFFYGAMYVSYGLNVAVGIAAFIVSFVFFKTTIEQSFIAIVITLIVLFPFVLRLSRNLYINMFVSYDPKAGQK; from the coding sequence ATGTTCAAAAAAGGGTCAAAAATAAATAGTATTTTCACTGGAAGCTGTCCGAGATGTCAAAACGAAAGCATGTATGAAGACCAAAATCCGCTTCATTTGACTAAAGTTCTCAAAATGAACGAAAACTGCAGCCATTGTGGCTTAAAATATCAAATCGAGCCTTCGTTTTTTTATGGAGCAATGTATGTAAGTTACGGGTTAAATGTTGCTGTGGGAATAGCCGCCTTTATCGTTTCGTTTGTCTTTTTCAAAACTACAATAGAACAATCATTCATCGCAATAGTCATTACTTTAATTGTCTTATTTCCTTTTGTTCTGAGACTTTCGAGAAACTTATATATCAATATGTTTGTTTCTTACGATCCTAAAGCTGGCCAGAAATAA
- a CDS encoding NAD(P)/FAD-dependent oxidoreductase, with product MLDYIIIGSGLAGISFAEIALKNNKSVLVIDDKSQVSSRVAGGLYNPVILKRFSEVWKAEEQLVLMEEFYAQIETKLQTKVNFKLPILRKFFSIEEQNNWFAASDKPLLAPFLSNKLIFKKYFGIDSPFDYGEVLHTGYVDTALLLDKYQKYLIENNLLLQERFEYDALIINENFVEYKGIQAKDIIFAEGFGLHSNPFFQDLPLDGTKGELFIIKAPELDLDVIVNTSVFILPLGNHLFKVGATYNWKDKTDQPTEEGKAELTERIKEIINCDFEIVSHFGGVRPTVRDRRPIIGTHHEHQLLHLLNGLGTRGVMLGPAMAKDLFDYIENEKPLDSTIDIQRFYKKRK from the coding sequence ATGTTAGATTATATTATTATTGGATCTGGATTAGCCGGAATTTCATTTGCCGAAATTGCCCTTAAAAACAATAAGTCTGTTTTGGTGATCGATGATAAATCTCAGGTATCATCCAGAGTTGCCGGAGGATTGTATAATCCTGTTATTTTAAAGCGTTTTAGTGAAGTCTGGAAGGCAGAAGAGCAATTAGTTTTAATGGAAGAGTTTTATGCTCAAATTGAAACTAAACTTCAGACAAAAGTCAATTTTAAACTCCCTATCCTGCGAAAATTTTTCTCTATAGAAGAACAAAATAATTGGTTTGCCGCTTCAGATAAGCCTTTATTGGCACCATTTCTTTCGAATAAATTAATTTTTAAAAAGTATTTCGGAATTGATTCTCCATTTGATTATGGTGAAGTTTTGCATACTGGTTATGTTGATACAGCACTTTTGCTGGATAAGTATCAGAAATATTTAATCGAAAACAATTTATTGTTACAAGAGAGATTTGAGTATGATGCTTTAATTATCAATGAAAATTTTGTTGAATATAAAGGAATCCAGGCAAAAGACATAATTTTTGCAGAAGGGTTTGGTTTACATTCGAATCCATTTTTTCAGGATTTGCCCCTTGATGGAACAAAGGGTGAACTTTTTATTATAAAAGCTCCGGAATTAGATTTGGATGTAATTGTAAATACAAGTGTTTTTATTCTGCCGTTAGGGAATCATTTGTTTAAAGTTGGAGCAACATACAATTGGAAAGATAAAACGGATCAACCAACTGAAGAAGGAAAGGCTGAATTAACAGAAAGAATTAAAGAAATTATCAATTGTGATTTTGAAATTGTATCTCATTTTGGTGGAGTTCGTCCGACAGTACGAGATCGCAGACCAATAATTGGAACACATCATGAGCATCAATTACTTCATTTACTAAATGGTTTAGGAACACGTGGTGTTATGCTGGGACCTGCCATGGCTAAAGATCTATTCGATTACATAGAAAATGAAAAACCGCTGGATTCTACAATTGATATCCAACGTTTTTATAAAAAAAGAAAATAA
- the gldN gene encoding gliding motility protein GldN, which produces MKTRFFLIIAFLIGVSFSSSAQSNLLNAKTAGEIGQKTPAQRISDNDKPLAYGYIDDRDVLMGKTTWEIIDLNEKINFPLYFPVDTANIGPDRRSLYDILTKAIRQGKITEVYTDSYFNTKKTMKDIQGSLSRVDTTDAGRELINQYPDDYRTRVIKKKVVTGTGKKKSVTYVDETVGPKRTVPAEYILKQDLTAQDVTQYKIKGYWYFDKRQSDLKYRLLGICPVTPDVYTMNSDEKDYIELFWVFFPNAREVLHEGKAFNDKNSAIPISFDQILNSRRFNAVIYKEENMYGDREIKEYMKDNAQAQLLESERVKEKIRNFEEDMWNY; this is translated from the coding sequence ATGAAAACAAGATTTTTTTTAATAATTGCCTTTTTAATAGGTGTAAGTTTTAGTTCCAGTGCTCAATCTAATCTGCTTAACGCTAAAACCGCTGGAGAAATTGGACAGAAGACGCCCGCTCAGCGCATTTCAGATAACGATAAACCGTTAGCTTATGGTTATATAGACGATCGTGATGTCTTAATGGGTAAGACTACCTGGGAGATTATTGATTTAAATGAAAAAATTAATTTTCCTTTATATTTCCCTGTTGATACTGCCAATATTGGTCCTGACAGGCGTTCACTTTATGATATACTGACCAAAGCGATCAGACAGGGCAAAATTACCGAAGTTTATACAGACAGTTATTTCAATACAAAGAAGACGATGAAAGATATTCAGGGTTCTTTGTCACGGGTTGATACTACAGATGCCGGTCGTGAACTTATTAACCAATATCCGGATGATTACAGAACACGAGTTATAAAGAAAAAGGTAGTTACTGGTACTGGTAAAAAGAAATCGGTTACTTATGTAGATGAAACTGTAGGGCCTAAAAGAACAGTTCCTGCTGAGTATATTCTTAAGCAAGATCTGACTGCTCAGGATGTAACGCAATATAAGATAAAAGGATATTGGTATTTTGACAAACGTCAGAGTGATCTGAAATATCGATTACTGGGAATCTGCCCGGTAACTCCTGATGTTTATACGATGAACAGTGACGAAAAGGATTATATTGAACTGTTTTGGGTTTTCTTTCCAAATGCCCGGGAGGTATTACATGAAGGAAAAGCTTTTAATGATAAAAATTCTGCCATCCCAATTTCATTTGACCAGATTTTAAATTCGAGACGCTTTAATGCAGTTATTTATAAGGAAGAAAACATGTATGGTGATCGTGAAATTAAAGAATATATGAAGGATAATGCACAGGCTCAATTATTGGAATCTGAAAGGGTTAAAGAAAAGATTCGAAATTTTGAAGAAGATATGTGGAACTACTAA
- the gldN gene encoding gliding motility protein GldN: protein MKVRNFLIAIVSIAGGLTSNAQSNLLNAKTPAQIGLKTPAQLISDNDKPLAYGYVDDRDVLMGKTTWEIIDLNEKINFPMYFPIDTANIGPDRRSLYDVLTKAIKKGKITEVYTDSYFNTKKSMKDIEGSLSRIDTTDAGRELINQYPDDYKTHVVKKKVVTGTGKKKVVTYVDETVGATRTVPSEYILKQDLTAQDVTQYKIKGYWYFDKRQSELKYRLLGICPVTPDVYTMNSDEKDYIELFWVFFPNAREALHEAKAFNDSNSALPISFDQILNSRRFNAVLYKEENLYGDREIKEYMKDNAQNQLLESERVKEKIRNFEQDMWNY from the coding sequence ATGAAAGTAAGAAATTTTTTAATAGCTATTGTTTCTATCGCTGGAGGTCTAACTTCTAATGCGCAATCTAATTTGCTTAATGCGAAAACACCTGCACAGATTGGACTTAAAACTCCTGCACAACTTATCTCAGATAATGATAAGCCTTTAGCTTACGGTTATGTTGATGATAGAGATGTTTTGATGGGAAAAACAACTTGGGAAATTATTGATTTGAATGAAAAAATCAACTTTCCAATGTATTTTCCAATAGATACAGCTAATATTGGTCCTGATAGACGTTCACTTTATGACGTTTTGACGAAAGCTATCAAAAAAGGTAAAATTACAGAAGTTTATACCGATAGCTACTTCAATACTAAAAAATCTATGAAAGACATCGAAGGATCATTATCTCGTATAGATACTACTGATGCTGGTAGAGAACTTATTAATCAATATCCTGATGACTACAAAACTCACGTTGTGAAGAAAAAAGTAGTTACAGGTACTGGTAAAAAGAAAGTTGTTACTTATGTTGATGAAACAGTTGGAGCAACAAGAACAGTTCCTTCAGAGTATATCTTGAAGCAAGATTTGACTGCTCAGGATGTTACACAATACAAAATAAAAGGGTACTGGTACTTTGATAAACGTCAAAGTGAATTAAAATACCGTTTACTAGGTATTTGTCCTGTAACTCCGGACGTTTATACAATGAATAGTGACGAGAAAGATTATATTGAATTGTTTTGGGTTTTCTTCCCAAATGCAAGAGAGGCATTACATGAAGCTAAAGCTTTTAATGATAGTAACTCTGCTCTTCCAATATCATTTGATCAGATCTTAAATTCAAGACGTTTTAATGCTGTACTTTACAAAGAAGAAAACTTGTACGGAGATCGTGAGATCAAAGAATACATGAAAGATAATGCACAAAATCAGTTGTTAGAATCTGAAAGAGTGAAAGAGAAGATCCGTAATTTTGAACAAGATATGTGGAATTACTAA